One stretch of Brettanomyces nanus chromosome 4, complete sequence DNA includes these proteins:
- the RPL6A_2 gene encoding 60S ribosomal protein L6A: MASKWYPTENKVAKKTRKTARPQKLRAALVPGTVLILLAGRFRGKRVIYLKSLADSTLLVSGPFKVNGVPLRRVNSRFVIATSTKVVVDNVDLTKFDVQYFARERESYSKKSEKDFFNEAGSKKQIKAERIDDQKIVDKALLAQIKKTPLLKQYLASSFSLKNGDKPHSMVF, translated from the exons ATG GCTTCAAAGTGGTATCCTACAGAAAATAAGGTGGCTAAAAAGACCAGAAAGACTGCAAGACCTCAGAAGTTGAGAGCTGCTTTGGTTCCCGGTACTGTGTTGATCTTATTGGCCGGTAGATTCAGAGGAAAGAGAGTCATCTACCTAAAGAGCTTAGCAGATAGTACATTGTTGGTGTCGGGTCCTTTTAAAGTCAATGGTGTTCCCTTAAGAAGAGTCAACTCCAGGTTTGTCATTGCAACATCTACCAAGGTCGTTGTGGATAATGTTGATCTAACTAAATTTGACGTTCAATACTTCGCCAGAGAAAGGGAATCTTATTCCAAGAAGTCCGAGAAGgatttcttcaatgagGCCGGTTCCAAGAAGCAGATTAAAGCTGAGAGGATCGATGACCAGAAAATTGTTGACAAGGCTTTACTAGCACAGATAAAAAAGACTCCATTGTTAAAGCAGTACTTGgcatcctccttctccttgaagAATGGAGACAAGCCCCATTCCATGGTGTTCTAA
- a CDS encoding uncharacterized protein (EggNog:ENOG41): MDLSKLSSDLPLPQPIDDDSLDKINRELSNEFKIGARSIAALYRLSNTKSALINAKGYLNCLNDVISLIDNDNVTSLAELKQYLQLKRTELTGKEEKEAEKDPKQAKQHQNQATHQKLANLSIPATDFTLSAKSPFHFPASKLPIGVRPQIKHRIRRHEHEHDMAIQRAEKIRQYNSQILKQQRPLQRVAPRPQPQPSGPASVSESDASIDSEVIEDELSSDDADEDEPMFVTEDQLPKRKLIASDSSSKKPKR, encoded by the coding sequence ATGGATTTATCTAAGTTATCGAGCGATCTACCGCTTCCACAAcctattgatgatgattcctTGGATAAGATCAACAGGGAGTTATCAAACGAGTTTAAAATTGGAGCACGATCTATCGCTGCTCTATATAGGCTTTCAAATACCAAGAGTGCACTGATCAACGCAAAGGGCTACTTGAACTGTTTAAATGATGTCATTTCTCTTATAGACAACGATAATGTTACTAGTTTGGCCGAACTGAAACAATATTTACAATTAAAACGAACAGAGTTGACTgggaaggaagagaaagaggcCGAGAAGGATCCGAAACAGGCGAAACAGCACCAGAATCAAGCAACACATCAAAAGCTGGCTAATTTATCCATTCCAGCTACGGATTTCACTCTATCTGCGAAGTCTCCGTTCCATTTCCCTGCTTCGAAACTTCCTATAGGTGTTCGACCTCAGATAAAGCACCGTATTCGGCGTCATGAACATGAACACGATATGGCTATTcaaagagcagaaaagatTCGTCAATATAACTCTCAAATACTCAAACAGCAGCGTCCGCTACAGCGTGTAGCACCACGTCCACAACCTCAACCTTCAGGTCCGGCGTCTGTTTCGGAGTCAGACGCGTCTATCGACTCGgaagttattgaagatgaattgtCCTCagatgatgctgatgaggatgaacCAATGTTCGTTACCGAGGACCAACTACCCAAAAGAAAACTGATAGCATCTGATTCTAGCTCCAAGAAACCGAAAAGGTGA
- a CDS encoding uncharacterized protein (BUSCO:EOG09343AL9) has protein sequence MDSLNKTLNNLSLYEVKHYVRKAQNAVLNLSEVESKVREATNNEPWGASSSLMSEIARGTFNYKDREEISNLIFRRFTEKSSHEWRQIYKALQLMEYLVKHGSERFVDDARANVSLVSMLKSFHYIDSKGVDQGINVRNRARELASLLNDEAQIRQERRKAKENAKKFGAISSGGGRRGGSSRHGNDIGGSVGASRVALSVGEDGFERRIFGDGGVYGQRYGDTAANHKGKITKYEEYDLESERPTRKGSKPTVSAPVDLVSFDGSRTAYADEDDNHHDENHHDENHDDDDEFDDFQSATPAPAAQTTSLADLFNAPYQQSSTQSQAIFTQPHATKKNDDVFGSLLASAKAGKAAKTTPAMPTNTGSVSRRSTESFTALRTMTLNKSANISTSALPGSINCRNDDNMSKLLFGIYFSLRKISNYLTEDSGTTFKSSTLNNHNKVTNFTTLNYKCHIFETLTGLKFLVVTDMRCRDLNIELASLFNTIYLQKVIENQACAVDFRPGEYIDNEPFIEGVDKYWSSLIEFSK, from the exons ATGGACTCGTTGAATAAAACGCTAAACAACCTCTCATTGTACGAGGTGAAGCATTACGTAAGAAAGGCGCAAAATGCGGTTCTCAATCTGAGTGAGGTCGAGTCGAAAGTGCGTGAAGCCACCAATAACGAGCCATGGGGAGCGTCGTCATCTCTTATGTCCGAGATTGCTAGAGGAACATTCAATTATAAGGACCGGGAGGAAATCAGTAACTTGATTTTCCGTCGTTTTACCGAGAAATCGTCGCATGAGTGGCGTCAGATCTACAAGGCTCTTCAGTTGATGGAGTACTTGGTGAAGCATGGATCCGAGAGGTTTGTGGACGACGCTCGGGCAAATGTCAGTCTCGTTTCTATGTTAAAGTCTTTCCACTATATTGATTCTAAGGGTGTTGATCAGGGTATCAATGTTCGTAACCGGGCACGTGAATTGGCCAGTCTACTCAACGACGAGGCTCAGATTCGTCAGGAGAGACGTAAGGCTAAAGAGAACGCCAAGAAGTTTGGGGCCATTTCTTCTGGTGGAGGACGACGTGGTGGAAGTAGCAGACATGGGAATGACATTGGAGGCTCTGTAGGCGCCAGTAGAGTGGCTTTGAGTGTTGGTGAGGACGGATTTGAGCGTAGAATCTTCGGAGATGGTGGTGTTTATGGCCAAAGATATGGAGATACTGCTGCCAATCACAAGGGGAAGATCACCAAGTATGAGGAGTATGATTTGGAGAGCGAGAGACCTACAAGAAAAGGTAGTAAGCCTACTGTGTCGGCACCTGTTGATTTAGTGTCTTTTGACGGTAGTAGAACAGCATACGCCGATGAAGACGACAACCACCACGACGAAAACCACCACGACGAAAACcacgacgacgacgacgagTTTGACGATTTTCAGTCCGCTACGCCGGCACCAGCTGCCCAAACTACCAGCTTGGCTGACCTTTTCAATGCTCCCTACCAACAATCTTCTACTCAATCACAAGCAATATTCACCCAACCTCATGCTACCAAGAAGAACGACGATGTATTTGGGTCCTTGCTTGCGTCTGCCAAGGCTGGAAAGGCTGCAAAGACCACGCCAGCTATGCCAACCAA TACTGGGTCTGTGAGCCGTCGTAGTACCGAAAGTTTCACTGCACTACGAACCATGACGTTAAACAAGTCGGCAAATATTTCTACCAGCGCTCTTCCCGGTTCAATTAATTGCAGAAACGATGATAACATGTCAAAGcttctctttggaatctatttttcacttcgTAAGATCTCCAACTATTTAACAGAAGATAGTGGGACTACATTTAAGTCCAGTACGCTCAACAACCACAATAAGGTGACTAATTTCACTACATTAAATTATAAATGTCACATTTTCGAGACACTGACCGGTTTGAAATTTCTAGTGGTGACCGATATGAGATGTCGAGATCTCAACATTGAGTTGGCCAGTTTGTTCAATACAATCTATCTGCAGAAAGTGATAGAGAACCAGGCATGTGCCGTGGACTTCCGGCCAGGTGAGTATATTGATAACGAGCCGTTTATAGAGGGAGTGGATAAGTATTGGAGTAGTTTGATAGAGTTTAGTAAGTAA
- a CDS encoding uncharacterized protein (EggNog:ENOG41), protein MSSNFEFSYSRPDYVNSPSDTAVVSPSSSPTPTSSFLHPHYNHAFSSPIGRNNISTPCWVTSTLSTPTRAKRRNSDDFDSPKKVKQRVPSHMSCSSRSSGLSRSFHSSNSSRSSHPSGPSGPSGPSGLSGLSGSPGSSDSASSLDPSISLQNIDLDEYPKFLHPEGGVIQFTPVGNIRTFTGNNDTVQRIVEKNSSFDLAKTDRGIDGYKLYFGNHGFEESSQRPPEPTNVKGVFLDSSPSNEIEGYMRSGYTNTNSTYYDDGGASSAAKLSFFLDDDDDFDDDDGDDDMIG, encoded by the coding sequence ATGTCCTCAAATTTCGAATTCTCCTATTCCCGACCAGACTATGTCAACTCACCTTCTGATACTGCTGTAGTCAGTCCTTCTAGCAGTCCTACTCCCACCTCTTCCTTTTTGCATCCTCATTATAACCatgctttctcttcaccTATAGGGAGAAACAACATCTCTACACCATGTTGGGTTACTTCCACCCTTTCTACTCCTACCAGGGCCAAAAGAAGGAACTCTGATGACTTTGACTCTCCTAAAAAGGTCAAGCAGCGGGTCCCATCGCATATGTCTTGTTCGTCTCGTTCTTCCGGTTTGTCTCGTTCGTTTCATTCGTCTAATTCGTCTAGGTCATCGCACCCGTCTGGTCCGTCTGGTCCGTCTGGTCCGTCTGGTCTGTCTGGTCTATCTGGTTCACCTGGTTCGTCTGATTCGGCCAGTTCTCTTGACCCTTCGATTTCATTACAGAATATCGACCTTGATGAGTATCCTAAGTTTCTCCATCCTGAGGGTGGTGTAATTCAATTTACACCAGTTGGAAACATCCGGACATTCACTGGCAACAATGACACCGTTCAGAGAATCGTTGAAAAgaactcttcttttgaCTTGGCCAAAACGGACCGAGGTATAGACGGTTATAAGCTTTACTTCGGCAATCATGGCTTTGAAGAGTCTTCTCAACGACCTCCAGAACCCACAAATGTTAAAGGAGTCTTTCTGGACTCTTCTCCATCCAATGAGATTGAGGGATACATGAGGTCCGGTTATACCAATACCAATTCCACCTATTACGATGATGGTGGGGCTTCTAGTGCTGCCAAATTGTCTTTTTTCCtcgacgatgatgacgatttcgatgacgatgacggCGACGATGACATGATTGGATAA
- a CDS encoding uncharacterized protein (BUSCO:EOG09340EM2), which yields MDSSLLEVTQMFESIEDDWPELLNQNFNPLQLALRLLDNSSVGDAYKYPKFLALKQEFSESLKKAVNTHYMSFNDSIGAFGIAVESIAESHGTLMKIKDDLENVDEFVGQRASFLTELNSKQRKYSDTIEVLENIGYIRESSEKIDDAISSRDFDMAKKLILESSKIANKYGLWNIATLNSAQVYLQAQSQTLFNSLIDEINDVIYVKGVGDSPEASTLLKITTSAIEDVSRVLEKPLEEFLEELKGGISEGFAPGSDTRSFHSLRRYLALLAELDGEQDALKLLVQRCGTELRRLARRTAEEVKNRYPDHTAYTGSTGSISASGSTVASSTTVGASNSAANSVEDILGFSNMATFQGINTAMVSDFFTSLFRRCISVLQLHRAIFIIAESRGLVYDFHEVWKQLQAQLGSAIYSYIVDEDLLESVERQQDNGRDPQSLFIKSPKDFYSGDTSAIFQLAQFSLSDDPNQSSSRELQSVLQDMFPGQFRGPDSANDGSLFIEDDSDELFHLKKTVLVPPGIFNMTAITDSFLLFVGSASLIFPSDEHHVPILFFTHFMDYVFRTQLENTLLYQFDRIAVTTGSDYATSMKQFFSSILTVLDTSSYYREPYAEIVIKLLDKMVSKYQSIINEIVPPEFLRKVKTRLIASWFGNQDLLTVSKQLLNDGNDNGEALSLKELQLCLKHGKNTFGMIKEHDFLDFNRFIAFSEVLHGLLETLKWLPGYKREVKLLNSDGESISFLKKTWHIMDSDVTTLHCGTNGELESTTHPYLALHGKSVEKFNTVVSSLQEMSMKIKLYIRYDLRIKSIWCVCRMFSKESWMPEYETEGIDADVLAFNGSVMETNRLLQQMMPDKDRMQIFMKLPNLLDHLLVSESSRIIKINSNGIYRVFVNVRVLQQMLRNVLDPKEVDFSRSLGYYELFKSTDKGILESISKAKETGLYTEDDYKNMIRLVFSESITKDMKVQRTSSYSASKRYTDTVKKLKTVIG from the coding sequence ATGGATTCATCTCTGCTGGAAGTTACACAGATGTTTGAGTCAATTGAAGACGATTGGCCAGAGCTACTGAACCAGAACTTCAATCCACTTCAATTAGCTCTTAGGCTTCTAGACAACTCATCAGTCGGTGATGCTTACAAGTATCCTAAGTTTCTAGCACTTAAACAGGAATTTTCCGAGTCGCTGAAGAAGGCCGTCAATACTCATTATATGTCATTTAATGACAGTATTGGAGCGTTTGGTATTGCCGTTGAGAGTATAGCGGAATCTCATGGAACcttgatgaagatcaaggatgatttggagaatgTAGACGAGTTTGTAGGACAACGAGCATCGTTTCTCACCGAACTCAATTCCAAGCAGAGGAAATACAGTGATACCATAGAAGTTTTGGAGAATATTGGATATATAAGAGAGTCTtcagagaagattgatgatgccATATCAAGTCGTGACTTTGATATGGCTAAGAAATTGATTCTTGAGTCGTCCAAGATTGCCAATAAGTACGGTCTATGGAATATAGCAACACTGAATTCTGCACAAGTATATCTACAAGCTCAAAGTCAAACACTTTTCAACTCACTTATCGATGAAATCAACGATGTTATCTACGTGAAGGGAGTAGGAGACTCTCCAGAGGCTTCTACATTGCTTAAGATCACCACTTCTGCAATCGAGGATGTGTCACGTGTTCTTGAGAAGCCCCTGGAAGAGTTTTTGGAGGAGTTAAAAGGTGGAATAAGTGAAGGATTTGCACCAGGTAGCGACACTCGGAGTTTTCACTCTCTTCGTAGATATCTAGCGTTATTGGCCGAACTAGATGGAGAACAGGATGCTTTGAAGCTGCTCGTACAACGTTGTGGTACAGAATTGAGACGTTTGGCTCGTCGTACCGCTGAAGAGGTTAAGAACAGATACCCAGATCATACCGCATATACTGGCAGTACTGGCAGTATATCTGCTTCTGGTAGTACGGTGGCCTCTTCAACCACCGTGGGAGCATCCAATTCTGCCGCTAACTCTGTCGAAGATATTCTGGGATTCAGTAACATGGCAACGTTTCAGGGCATTAATACTGCGATGGTGTCAGACTTCTTCACGAGTCTTTTCCGTCGTTGTATCAGCGTTCTTCAGCTCCACAGAGCCATTTTTATCATTGCAGAATCAAGAGGTCTTGTGTACGATTTCCATGAAGTTTGGAAACAACTCCAGGCACAATTAGGGTCAGCTATCTACAGTtatattgttgatgaagaccTTTTGGAGAGTGTAGAACGTCAGCAAGACAATGGAAGAGACCCCCAGAGTCTTTTTATCAAGTCTCCTAAGGATTTCTACTCCGGAGACACTAGTGCTATCTTTCAGCTTGCTCAGTTCAGTTTATCTGATGACCCTAATCAATCTTCATCACGTGAATTACAGtctgttcttcaagatatgTTTCCTGGACAGTTTAGAGGACCTGATTCTGCCAATGATGGATCATTGtttattgaagatgacaGTGATGAGCTGTTCCATCTCAAGAAAACTGTGCTTGTTCCTCCGGGAATCTTCAATATGACTGCCATCACTGACAGTTTCTTGCTTTTTGTAGGTAGCGCTTCACTGATATTTCCCTCGGATGAACATCATGTTCCTATACTGTTCTTCACTCACTTCATGGATTACGTGTTCCGCACACAGCTTGAAAATACATTGCTGTACCAGTTCGACAGGATTGCTGTTACCACTGGTAGTGATTATGCTACATCGATGAAACAGTTCTTCAGTAGTATCTTGACTGTATTGGATACCTCTTCATACTATAGGGAACCATATGCAGAGATTGTTATTAAACTTCTTGACAAGATGGTAAGTAAATACCAGTCGATTATCAATGAGATTGTACCACCGGAGTTCTTAAGGAAGGTGAAGACCAGACTTATTGCCAGTTGGTTTGGAAATCAAGATTTATTAACTGTATCCAAGCAGTTGCTTAATGATGGAAATGACAATGGGGAAGCCTTAAGTCTCAAAGAGCTTCAGTTGTGTCTAAAGCACGGTAAAAATACATTCGGTATGATCAAAGAGCATGATTTTTTGGACTTCAATCGATTCATTGCCTTTAGTGAAGTTCTACATGGGCTTTTGGAAACATTAAAATGGCTTCCTGGATATAAAAGAGAGGTGAAATTGTTGAATAGTGATGGTGAAAGTATCAGCTTTCTTAAGAAAACGTGGCATATCATGGATAGTGATGTTACTACGTTGCATTGTGGCACTAATGGAGAGTTGGAGTCCACTACTCACCCATATTTGGCACTTCATGGGAAATCTGTTGAGAAATTCAATACTGTTGTGAGTTCTTTACAGGAAATGTCGATGAAAATCAAGTTGTATATCAGATACGACTTACGCATCAAGTCGATCTGGTGTGTTTGCAGGATGTTTTCGAAAGAATCATGGATGCCAGAATATGAGACGGAGGGAATCGATGCTGATGTTCTTGCTTTCAATGGCAGTGTGATGGAAACGAACCGTCTACTTCAGCAAATGATGCCTGATAAAGACAGAATGCAAATATTTATGAAACTGCCAAACCTATTGGATCACTTACTTGTTTCGGAGTCTAGTagaatcatcaaaattAACTCGAACGGGATCTACAGGGTGTTCGTCAATGTGCgagttcttcaacaaatgtTGAGGAACGTGTTGGATCCAAAGGAAGTTGACTTCAGTAGATCTCTGGGTTACTATGAACTATTCAAGAGTACGGATAAGGGTATCTTGGAGTCTATTTCCAAGGCTAAAGAGACAGGATTGTATACGGAAGATGACTACAAAAACATGATTCGTCTGGTATTCAGTGAATCGATAACTAAAGATATGAAGGTGCAGAGAACCTCCTCATACAGTGCATCTAAAAGATATACGGATACGGTCAAGAAGCTCAAGACGGTGATAGGATGA
- the VMA6 gene encoding H(+)-transporting V0 sector ATPase subunit d (BUSCO:EOG09342R6B), with product MEGLFFNINDGFIEAVVRGYKNGLLSSSQYVNLTQCDTLEDLKLQLSATDYGNFLSNVSGVLSTSIIESKLNDNLVSQFRYLKAQASEPLSTLMDYISYGYMIDNVALMITGTVHERDRSEMLERCHPLGWFDTLPTLSVATDLESLYETVLVDTPLAPYFHDCLSVDDLDDMNIEIIRNTLFKAYLEDFSDFAKTLSSPSDEVMCRFLAFEADKRSINICVNSLNTELTPEDKLKMMPGLGRLSNPAFQHQMVHSDDLEQLKIVVNSVGEYKNFFDESNDKSMEDHFYEYEMTLCKNAFTQQFTYSTIWAFLRSKEQEIRNIAWISECISQNQKDRINNYIAAY from the coding sequence ATGGAAggtctcttctttaataTTAATGACGGATTTATTGAAGCTGTCGTTCGTGGCTACAAAAACGGACTTCTCTCATCCTCTCAATATGTTAATCTCACTCAATGCGACACTTTGGAAGACCTCAAGCTCCAATTGTCTGCCACCGATTATGGCAATTTCCTCTCCAACGTTTCAGGAGTTCTCTCCACCTCCATCATTGAATCCAAGCTGAATGATAACTTGGTATCCCAGTTCCGTTATCTCAAAGCACAGGCTTCTGAGCCTCTCTCTACACTTATGGATTACATAAGCTACGGATATATGATCGATAATGTGGCTCTTATGATTACGGGAACCGTCCATGAACGTGATAGGTCCGAAATGCTTGAACGCTGTCATCCTTTAGGTTGGTTTGATACTTTGCCGACCCTATCGGTGGCCACTGACTTAGAATCGTTGTACGAAACGGTTCTTGTCGACACTCCTTTGGCACCATATTTCCACGACTGCCTATctgttgatgatttggatgatatgAACATCGAGATTATTAGAAACACTTTGTTCAAGGCGTATTTAGAAGACTTTTCGGACTTTGCCAAAACTCTTTCAAGTCCTTCCGATGAAGTAATGTGCCGTTTTTTAGCATTCGAGGCTGATAAACGTTCCATTAATATATGTGTTAACTCTCTAAACACCGAGTTGACTCCGGAAGATAAactgaagatgatgccaGGTCTCGGGAGACTTTCCAATCCGGCTTTCCAGCATCAAATGGTTCATTCCGATGACTTGGAACAGTTGAAGATAGTGGTCAATTCTGTTGGTGAGTACAAGAATTTCTTCGATGAGTCCAATGACAAATCTATGGAAGATCATTTCTATGAGTACGAGATGACTCTCTGTAAGAATGCATTTACTCAGCAGTTCACCTATTCTACTATTTGGGCCTTTCTCAGATCCAAAGAACAGGAAATAAGGAACATTGCATGGATCTCGGAGTGTATTTCTCAGAATCAAAAGGACCGGATTAACAACTATATAGCTGCCTACTGA